In Rosa chinensis cultivar Old Blush chromosome 1, RchiOBHm-V2, whole genome shotgun sequence, a genomic segment contains:
- the LOC112182937 gene encoding 60S acidic ribosomal protein P0: MGKLSKADKKINYDAKLCKLLEDYGQVLIVAADNVGSNQLQNIRKGLRGDSTVLMGKNTMMKRSIKIHAAKTGNDAYLNLVPLLVGNVGLIFTKGDLKEVSEEVAKYKVGAPARVGLVAPIDVVVPPGNTGLDPSQTSFFQVLNIPTKINKGTVEIITPVELIRKGDKVGSSEAALLAKLGIRPFSYGLVVQMVYDNGSVFSPEVLNLTEDDLMIKFASGVSNVTALALAISYPTIAAAPHMFLNAYKNVLAIAVATEYSFPQADKVKEYLEDPSKFAVAVAAPASAAGGAAAPAAAAEEAKKEEPAEESDDDMGFSLFD; the protein is encoded by the exons CTGCAAGCTTCTCGAGGACTATGGCCAGGTGCTCATCGTCGCCGCCGATAACGTCGGCTCCAATCAGCTCCAGAACATCCGCAAGGGTCTCCGCGGCGACTCCACTGTGCTCATGGGGAAGAACACCATGATGAAGAGGTCCATCAAGATTCATGCTGCCAAGACCGGTAACGATGCTTACCTCAACCTCGTCCCCCTCCTTGTG GGTAATGTTGGTTTGATCTTCACCAAGGGTGATTTGAAGGAAGTCAGTGAGGAGGTTGCCAAGTACAAG GTTGGAGCTCCTGCTCGTGTTGGTTTGGTTGCTCCAATTGATGTCGTTGTTCCTCCTGGCAACACTGGTCTCGACCCATCCCAGACATCTTTCTTCCAG GTGCTTAACATTCCAACCAAGATTAACAAGGGTACTGTGGAAATCATTACCCCTGTTGAACTTATCAGGAAGGGTGACAAGGTTGGGTCTTCTGAAGCTGCCCTTCTTGCCAAGCTTGGGATCAGGCCATTCTCGTATGGTCTTGTTGTCCAGATGGTGTATGACAATGGATCTGTCTTCAGCCCAGAGGTGCTTAATCTTACTGAGGATGATCTCATGATTAAGTTTGCTTCTGGTGTCTCCAATGTCACAGCATTGGCACTGGCCATTTCCTACCCAACAATTGCAGCTGCACCACATATGTTCCTCAATGCCTACAAGAATGTGTTGGCAATTGCTGTGGCTACAGAGTATTCCTTCCCTCAAGCTGATAAGGTCAAGGAGTATCTGGAG GATCCTTCCAAGTTTGCTGTTGCTGTGGCTGCTCCTGCCTCAGCTGCCGGTGGTGCTGCTGCCCCTGCTGCAGCAGCAGAGGAAGCAAAGAAGGAAGAGCCTGCTGAGGAGTCCGATGATGACATGGGTTTCAGTTTGTTCGATTAA